GCGATCACCGGGATGGGCTGGGTGCAGGCGACGATCCCGCCGGCGCTGCTGCGCAAGGAGACGCTCGACGCGATCTGCGCGGATCGCCCCGTGTGCCTGCTGTCGACCGACTTCCATACGATGTGGGTGAACTCGAAGGCGCTGGAGATCGCCGGCATCGATGCGTCGACGCCGCCCGTGCAGGAAGGCGCGAGCTGGTTCGAGAAGGACGCGGTGACGGGCGAGCCGACCGGGCTCATCGTCGACGGCGCCGCGTATTCGCTGCTGATGCAGCGGATCAGCGCGGCCGGCCTGCTGCCGACCGGCATCGACCTGTACCTGAAATCGATTCCGCCGTGGCAGAAGAAGCTGTGCGCGGCTGGCGTGACGACCGTGTTCGACGCGGGGTTCTTCGACCCGAGCGGCGACCAGTCGCTGCTGTACGAGACGCTGCAGACGATGGAGCGGGCGGGCGACCTGAAGCTGCGCGTGGTCGGCAGCGTCGCGGTGATCGGCGAGATCGACGATCCGGTCGGCACGCTCGTCCGGTATCGCGAGCAATACGATTCGCCGCTCGTGAAGGCGCGCGCGCTGAAGCTGTTCCTCGACGGCACCGAGGCGAACCACACCGCGTACCTGCTCGAACCGTACGCGGATCGCCCCGACACCTGCGGCGCACCGACGATGCCGGCCGACACGTTCAACCGCTATCTCGTCGAGGCCGATCGCGCGAACGCGAACGTGATGGTGCATTGCGTCGGCGACGCGGCCGTGCGGATGGCGCTCGACGGCTTCGACGAGGTCAACCGCGCGAACCCGCCGCGCGACCGTCGCCACGTGATCACGCACGCGTTCCTCACGCATCCGGACGATATCCCGCGTTTCCGCCGCGCGGGCGTGATGGCGAACACGCAGCTGCAATGGGGCGTGGTCGACGCGTACACCGAGCAATTGCGCGACCACTACGGCCACGAGCGCTGGAGCAACATGTACAAGTTCCGCACGTTCCTCGACGAAGGCGTGACGGTGTCGATCGGCATGGACGGCCTCGCGTGCCAGTGCCGCTGCCAGCACAAGCCGCTCGAACACATCGAGTCGGGCCATACGCGCCAGCTCGCGGGCGAGCCCGATGCGGCGGTGTTCCCGGACATCGCCGAGCGCCTGAGCATTCCGCAGCTGATCGCCGCGTACACGATCCACGGCGCGTACCAGCTCGGGATGGAGCACGAGATCGGCTCGCTGACGCCCGGCAAGCGCGCGGACCTTGTCGTGCTCGAGAACGACCTGTTCGAAGTCGGCCAGTACGATATCGGCCGCATCGACGTCGCGCTGACGATGATGGACGGCGACATCACGCACGTCGGCGACGATTTTCGCGCGCGCACGGGCATCGGCGCACGCTGATCGACCGCATGCCGGCTGACGAAGCGTTGACGAAACTTTCGGAATGCTTCCGTTTTGGGCCGGCCGGCGCATCCGGCGCGCACCGGATGCGCCGATTGTGCGGCGTGTCCCCCTATTGGCAGGGCAGACCGGCCAATTTCCTCTGGCTACATTTTTCCTGACCGAAGCAAACACCGTTCGGCGCGAACGGATCATGATATCGACGGAGGAAAATATGGCAGGGGACTGGAAACATCATCTGAAAACGGCATGCGCGGCGCTCGCGCTGGGCGGCCTCGTCTGGGCGGGCGCGCCCGTCGCGCACGCGGCGGACGTCGTCAACGTGTACAACTGGGGCAACTCGATCGGCAAGGCGACGATCGCGAACTTCGAGAAGGCGACCGGCAT
The sequence above is drawn from the Burkholderia stabilis genome and encodes:
- a CDS encoding amidohydrolase, coding for MQIQPTQTAATPADFVLTNAKVYTVDPHKPWAQAVAVRDGRIVHVGDTAAVQAYIGAQTKVVDAAGRLVLPGFVESHWHFETTAFAFQAFVNYEDPQKVLAALRAYVDTHPDEPAITGMGWVQATIPPALLRKETLDAICADRPVCLLSTDFHTMWVNSKALEIAGIDASTPPVQEGASWFEKDAVTGEPTGLIVDGAAYSLLMQRISAAGLLPTGIDLYLKSIPPWQKKLCAAGVTTVFDAGFFDPSGDQSLLYETLQTMERAGDLKLRVVGSVAVIGEIDDPVGTLVRYREQYDSPLVKARALKLFLDGTEANHTAYLLEPYADRPDTCGAPTMPADTFNRYLVEADRANANVMVHCVGDAAVRMALDGFDEVNRANPPRDRRHVITHAFLTHPDDIPRFRRAGVMANTQLQWGVVDAYTEQLRDHYGHERWSNMYKFRTFLDEGVTVSIGMDGLACQCRCQHKPLEHIESGHTRQLAGEPDAAVFPDIAERLSIPQLIAAYTIHGAYQLGMEHEIGSLTPGKRADLVVLENDLFEVGQYDIGRIDVALTMMDGDITHVGDDFRARTGIGAR